Proteins encoded by one window of Ignavibacteriota bacterium:
- a CDS encoding acetate kinase → MKILVLNCGSSSIKYQLIETNTKDALAKGMIERIGMSSAVLTHEPKGKEKIRIVGEILDHSIAMEYVIAVLLSPNHGVISNKNEIDAVGHRVVHGGEDFSGSVLITDDVLKALRENIELAPLHNPPNLKGIAAAKEHLPNIPQCGVFDTAFHMSMPPHAYLYGIPFKLYKRYKIRRYGFHGTSHRYVSQRAADILGKPYEELKIITAHLGNGASMAAIKNGKSIDTSMGFTPLEGLLMGTRSGDLDPSIITYIMGKEELSISEANTMLNKHSGLVGISGESSDMREIEQAVAEGDKKATYAFDVFTYRLKKYVASNAAALGGLDALVFTGGIGENSVKVRKDVCSNLDFLGIQLDDELNKNAKGECIVTKPNSPVKVLRIPTNEELVIALDTEQIVNRN, encoded by the coding sequence TTGAAAATTTTAGTATTAAATTGCGGAAGTTCGTCTATCAAATACCAATTGATTGAAACGAATACAAAAGATGCGCTTGCAAAAGGAATGATTGAAAGAATTGGAATGAGCAGCGCTGTTCTTACACATGAGCCTAAAGGCAAAGAAAAAATTAGAATTGTTGGTGAAATTTTGGATCACTCAATTGCTATGGAATATGTAATTGCGGTTTTATTGAGTCCAAACCATGGAGTAATTTCTAACAAGAATGAAATTGACGCCGTTGGTCATAGAGTTGTGCACGGCGGTGAAGATTTCAGCGGATCTGTATTAATTACCGATGATGTACTGAAAGCATTGCGCGAAAATATTGAATTAGCACCTCTGCATAATCCGCCGAATTTAAAGGGAATTGCAGCCGCAAAAGAGCATCTTCCAAATATTCCGCAGTGCGGTGTATTCGATACGGCTTTTCATATGTCAATGCCGCCTCATGCTTACTTATACGGAATTCCATTTAAACTTTACAAAAGGTATAAAATAAGAAGATATGGATTTCACGGAACGTCTCATCGTTATGTTTCACAAAGAGCCGCTGATATATTGGGAAAACCTTACGAGGAATTAAAAATAATTACTGCTCATCTTGGAAACGGCGCAAGTATGGCCGCAATAAAAAATGGAAAGTCCATTGATACATCGATGGGATTTACACCGTTGGAAGGTTTGCTGATGGGAACAAGAAGCGGTGATCTTGATCCTTCAATTATTACATACATTATGGGAAAAGAAGAACTCTCAATTTCTGAAGCGAATACAATGCTTAATAAGCACAGCGGACTTGTAGGAATTAGCGGTGAGAGCAGCGATATGCGAGAAATTGAACAAGCTGTTGCCGAAGGCGATAAAAAAGCGACTTATGCTTTCGATGTATTTACATACAGACTCAAAAAATACGTTGCATCGAATGCAGCTGCTTTAGGCGGTTTGGATGCTTTGGTATTTACCGGCGGAATTGGCGAAAATTCCGTAAAAGTAAGAAAAGATGTTTGCAGTAATTTAGATTTTCTTGGAATTCAATTGGATGATGAACTAAATAAAAACGCAAAAGGTGAATGTATAGTGACGAAACCAAATTCACCGGTTAAGGTTTTAAGAATTCCTACAAACGAGGAATTGGTTATTGCTCTTGATACAGAGCAAATTGTTAATAGAAATTAA
- a CDS encoding SDR family oxidoreductase — MNLSLQNKVVLVTAASTGIGRAVAELFLQENCSVVICSSNTEKLKHTAAEIKEKFNREVLYIKCDINKKEEIENTVSFVIEKFGRLDILVNNCGGPVPGYFETLSEENWNFAFDQVLKSAVRFTKLALPKMKENNWGRIINITSISVKQPIDNLLLSNAFRSAVTAFAKTLSNQVGQFNITVNNVAPGLTLTGRLEELAKVRANEAKISKDEMIIKMANDIPLKRLAKPEEIASAVVYLASEIGGYVNGQTIVVDGGLNKSTY; from the coding sequence TTGAATTTAAGTTTACAAAATAAAGTTGTTCTAGTTACTGCCGCAAGTACCGGAATTGGCAGAGCAGTTGCCGAACTTTTTCTTCAAGAAAATTGCAGTGTAGTAATCTGCTCAAGCAATACGGAAAAATTAAAGCATACCGCCGCGGAAATTAAGGAAAAATTTAACCGCGAGGTTTTATACATTAAATGCGATATAAATAAAAAAGAAGAAATTGAAAATACTGTTTCATTTGTAATTGAGAAATTTGGCAGATTGGATATTTTGGTAAATAATTGCGGCGGACCCGTTCCCGGTTACTTTGAAACACTTTCTGAAGAAAATTGGAATTTTGCTTTTGATCAAGTATTAAAAAGCGCCGTTAGATTTACAAAATTAGCGCTTCCTAAAATGAAAGAGAATAATTGGGGAAGAATAATTAATATCACATCAATTTCAGTAAAACAGCCAATCGATAATTTACTTCTTTCAAACGCGTTTAGAAGCGCGGTTACCGCGTTTGCAAAAACGTTATCAAATCAAGTTGGACAATTTAATATAACGGTAAATAATGTTGCGCCTGGTTTAACATTAACGGGAAGATTGGAAGAACTTGCAAAAGTAAGAGCAAATGAAGCTAAAATTTCTAAAGATGAAATGATAATTAAAATGGCAAATGATATTCCTTTGAAAAGACTGGCTAAGCCGGAAGAAATTGCTTCCGCGGTTGTTTATTTGGCTTCCGAAATCGGCGGTTATGTTAATGGTCAAACCATTGTTGTTGATGGCGGACTTAATAAATCGACTTATTGA
- a CDS encoding FAD-dependent oxidoreductase: MIKELELSVLPDFINDYDYLKKLSAENLKLNTNEIDSILILKKSIDSRRRTVFRIKINVFINETPKEINSNFQFNPVNKNKKVIIIGSGPAGLFSALKFIESGVKPIIFERGKNVRDRRFDLKSVMKNGIVNEDSNYCFGEGGAGTYSDGKLYTRSNKRGNVNRILDLLIYHGANKEIAVDAHPHIGSNKLPKIIQNIRETILNCNGEIHFNSKVTDFILAEKKIIGVVVNNSEEYYADSVIVATGHSARDIYEIFKKHNLKLDAKPFAVGVRIEHPQELIDSIQYHSKIRHENLPAANYSLACQVNNKGVYSFCMCPGGIIIPASTNQNELVLNGMSVSKRNSPYANSGIVVEVNEKDWQHLTHFKEFAGLKFQQELEISAYQFGGGKQSAPAQRLTDFTNNKNSKSLPKSSYIPGLKSANLNELFPKQISDSLKKSLMEFNKKMKGFYTEEAQILAIESRTSSPIRIPRNSETLMHVEIEGLFPAGEGAGYAGGIVSAAVDGERCAEKSASYLTQK, encoded by the coding sequence ATGATAAAAGAGCTTGAGCTTTCCGTCCTTCCGGATTTTATTAACGATTACGATTATCTTAAAAAACTTTCCGCGGAAAATCTAAAATTAAATACTAATGAAATTGATTCAATTTTGATTCTAAAGAAATCAATTGATTCCAGAAGACGAACTGTATTCAGAATAAAAATAAATGTCTTTATAAATGAAACGCCCAAAGAAATTAATTCAAATTTTCAATTCAATCCGGTAAACAAAAATAAAAAAGTTATAATTATTGGAAGCGGTCCGGCTGGTTTATTTTCTGCTCTAAAATTTATTGAGTCAGGCGTAAAACCAATAATTTTCGAGCGTGGAAAAAATGTTAGAGATCGCAGATTTGATTTAAAATCCGTAATGAAGAATGGAATTGTAAATGAAGATTCAAATTACTGTTTTGGTGAAGGCGGCGCGGGCACTTACAGCGACGGAAAATTATATACCAGATCAAACAAAAGAGGGAATGTAAACAGAATATTGGATTTACTGATCTATCATGGAGCAAATAAAGAAATCGCTGTTGACGCACATCCGCATATCGGTTCAAACAAATTACCTAAAATAATTCAAAATATTAGAGAAACAATTTTAAACTGTAACGGAGAAATTCATTTTAATTCTAAAGTTACGGATTTCATTTTAGCGGAAAAAAAAATCATAGGTGTAGTTGTAAATAATTCAGAAGAATACTATGCAGATTCTGTAATAGTAGCAACCGGACATTCGGCACGAGATATTTATGAAATATTTAAAAAGCATAATTTGAAATTGGACGCAAAGCCTTTTGCGGTTGGTGTAAGGATTGAACATCCGCAAGAACTTATCGATTCAATTCAATATCATTCAAAAATTAGACATGAAAATTTACCGGCCGCCAATTACAGTTTAGCTTGCCAAGTAAATAATAAAGGCGTTTACTCATTTTGTATGTGTCCAGGGGGAATAATAATTCCGGCTTCTACAAATCAAAATGAATTGGTTTTGAACGGAATGTCTGTTTCCAAAAGAAATTCACCATATGCGAACAGCGGAATTGTTGTTGAGGTAAACGAAAAAGATTGGCAACATTTGACTCATTTTAAGGAATTCGCCGGATTAAAATTTCAGCAGGAATTGGAAATTTCTGCTTATCAATTTGGTGGAGGAAAACAATCAGCGCCGGCTCAAAGATTGACTGATTTTACAAATAACAAAAATTCAAAAAGTTTACCAAAATCATCATATATTCCGGGTTTAAAGTCAGCTAATTTAAATGAACTTTTTCCAAAACAAATCTCCGATAGTTTGAAAAAATCATTAATGGAATTCAACAAAAAAATGAAAGGATTTTATACGGAAGAAGCGCAAATTTTAGCGATTGAATCGAGAACAAGCTCTCCCATTAGAATCCCGAGAAACTCTGAAACACTAATGCATGTTGAAATTGAAGGATTATTTCCGGCAGGGGAAGGAGCCGGATATGCGGGCGGAATAGTTTCTGCCGCTGTTGATGGTGAAAGATGTGCGGAAAAATCCGCATCATATTTAACACAAAAATGA
- a CDS encoding SGNH/GDSL hydrolase family protein, with the protein MKLVKILFITILGIMITDNIYSQDWANLNRFKSENENLTLPKPDENRVVFMGNSITQGWIEQCPEFFEGKPYVNRGISGQTTPQMVLRFRQDVVDLKPKVVVILAGTNDIAGNTGPSTLEMILDNLKSMTDIAKANGIKVILSSILPAFDYPWKPGVNPNEKIPALNKMIKDYADQNDVIYLDYFSAMTDERNGLPIELSEDGVHPNVDGYKIMEPLVEEAIEKALEK; encoded by the coding sequence ATGAAATTAGTAAAAATTTTATTCATAACAATTTTAGGCATTATGATTACAGACAATATTTACTCGCAGGATTGGGCAAATTTAAATAGATTTAAGAGTGAAAATGAAAATTTAACTTTGCCAAAACCGGACGAAAATAGAGTTGTGTTCATGGGGAATTCAATAACACAAGGATGGATTGAACAATGTCCGGAATTCTTTGAAGGTAAACCATATGTTAACCGAGGAATTAGCGGACAAACAACGCCGCAGATGGTGTTAAGATTTAGGCAAGATGTTGTTGATTTAAAACCAAAGGTTGTTGTTATTCTTGCCGGAACAAATGACATAGCTGGAAATACCGGTCCCTCAACTTTGGAAATGATTTTGGATAATTTGAAATCAATGACAGATATTGCTAAGGCCAATGGAATTAAAGTTATTCTATCTTCCATACTTCCGGCTTTTGATTATCCTTGGAAACCGGGTGTAAATCCAAATGAAAAAATACCAGCATTAAATAAAATGATCAAAGATTATGCGGATCAAAATGACGTAATTTATTTGGATTATTTTTCCGCAATGACTGACGAAAGAAATGGTCTTCCAATAGAATTATCTGAAGACGGAGTTCATCCAAATGTTGATGGATATAAAATTATGGAACCATTGGTTGAAGAAGCAATTGAAAAAGCATTAGAAAAATAG
- a CDS encoding DUF418 domain-containing protein, giving the protein MINNNRILIVDALRGFALLGIVLIHSVEHFDFFYPPQINLLFSAEFDAKIMDLVFLLISGKAYSIFALMFGISFFIQMERNKQRGIDFSKRFLWRLTILFIFGFIHSLFYEGDILHIYALLGFPLIIFNKFSNKTLLITALLLFVQIPLFYHLVNSLIYQNYVYTESLGSGLWEIGAKTYATGNLIDVIKYNNWNGRIAVWGWTIYNGRILQLIGLFLVGLILGRRKFFNNLETNKGFLIKSLIFGLIAAMLLGFISTSGVAENLTETSKNIFGKVLQSYTNLVYTGLIIIAFCLINLKFKDATVFRLLSNFGRMSLSNYLFQSLIGVTLFYNFGFGLYRYLGSTWSLIYGIIFVSLQIAISNFWFKHFHYGPFEWLWRAITYFDFNLKFRK; this is encoded by the coding sequence ATGATTAATAATAATCGAATTCTGATAGTTGATGCTCTGCGCGGTTTTGCTCTTTTAGGAATTGTGCTGATCCATTCTGTGGAACATTTTGATTTTTTCTATCCTCCACAAATTAATTTATTATTTTCCGCTGAATTCGACGCAAAAATTATGGATTTGGTTTTTCTTTTGATTAGCGGAAAAGCATATTCGATTTTTGCACTTATGTTCGGCATTAGTTTTTTCATTCAAATGGAAAGAAACAAACAAAGAGGAATTGATTTTTCCAAACGGTTTTTATGGAGACTCACTATTTTATTTATTTTTGGTTTTATCCACTCTCTTTTTTACGAAGGAGATATTCTGCATATTTACGCTTTGTTAGGTTTTCCTCTAATTATTTTTAATAAATTCAGTAATAAAACTTTACTAATTACCGCATTACTGCTTTTTGTCCAAATCCCTTTATTTTACCATTTGGTAAATTCTCTTATTTATCAAAATTATGTTTATACAGAATCATTAGGTTCCGGACTGTGGGAAATAGGAGCAAAGACTTACGCTACTGGAAATTTAATAGATGTAATCAAATATAATAATTGGAATGGACGAATTGCAGTTTGGGGTTGGACAATTTACAACGGAAGAATTCTTCAATTGATCGGTTTATTTTTAGTCGGATTGATTCTGGGCAGAAGAAAATTCTTTAATAATCTTGAAACAAACAAAGGATTCTTAATAAAATCATTAATTTTCGGACTTATTGCCGCAATGTTATTAGGTTTTATTTCAACTTCGGGAGTAGCTGAAAATTTAACAGAAACCTCCAAAAATATTTTTGGTAAGGTTTTGCAATCATATACAAATTTAGTTTATACGGGATTGATAATAATTGCTTTTTGCCTTATCAACTTAAAATTTAAAGATGCAACAGTATTTCGTCTGCTGTCCAATTTTGGAAGAATGAGTTTATCAAACTATTTATTTCAATCATTAATTGGCGTAACATTATTTTATAATTTTGGATTTGGTTTATACAGATATTTGGGTTCGACTTGGAGTTTAATTTATGGAATAATTTTCGTCAGCCTTCAAATTGCGATATCTAATTTTTGGTTTAAACATTTTCACTACGGTCCTTTTGAATGGCTTTGGAGAGCAATTACATATTTTGATTTCAATCTTAAATTTAGAAAATAA